One part of the Campylobacteraceae bacterium genome encodes these proteins:
- a CDS encoding efflux RND transporter permease subunit: MFSIFFIKRPIFAKVIAIFIILIGLIALNILPVAQFPEISPPSISVKASYTGGSAKSVESFVTSPLEQQLNGLEGLIYMDSISSSDGSSNINLYFESGYDLNTAAIDVQNRVALALPSLPESVKQQGVITKKKSTSMLQILTLSSSNEDHDALFLSNFASLNIIEELKRIKGVGDVQNLGEKKYSMRIWINPNILSNLKLSVNDVSAAIKAQNLQAALGSIGASPNDSNAKFQYSLVSKSKLNTVEEFENIIVKQNEDGSQIKLKDIANIELGAETYSWDARLNNKDAAMLGIYQLPGSNALELAKNIQEVLKKVEKTFPPGLKIKATYDTTKFVEASIKEVVITLFQALVLVLLVVYFFLQSFRTTIIPAIAIPVSLVGTFALLLAMNFSINTLTLFGLILAIGIVVDDAIIVVENVEANLEKNPDISLKEATTKAMKEVFAPIISTTLVLLAVFIPVTFIPGISGTLYQQFATTIAFAVIISSLNALTLSPALCATVLKRKREDQEKNAVFKAFDKALEALKVRYEKILRKLIQHWISIAVIYVLLLGATFMAFKILPTGFIPNEDQGTLLASISLEAGTTLKTTNEVTKKVSAIIQNTKGVSDVLSIPGFSVISGAIDSSTATLFIVLDDWEKRKTIQTSINGIISSINQETQSIDNAKVRVFNMPSIPGISAVGGFELKLQNIQNIPLLDFENHAKEFIQKLNQENTIMMAYTTFNSKYPQLFIDVNRDKVAALNIKLSDVFAVLQSYLGSLYVNDFSKFGKSYRVFIQAQQEYRDNKNDISRFFVKNKNGELIPLSAILSIKEIVGANSITHFNSYQSISVNGIHNIKEGFSSSDALRSIENIAKSLPSSMSYSFSGLSLQEKEAGNAAMYIFALSIFIVFLFLAAQYESWLMPLMIMLPIPIVMLGALGANMMAGLLNNTYTQIGLVLLIAMSCKNSILIVEFAKELRDQGESIVDAAIKASILRMRAILMTIFSFLLGILPLVFASGAGAAARASLGTAVFGGMLVSSILTFILSPVLFVVLQRLREKKKMKKEKNNESI, encoded by the coding sequence ATGTTTTCAATATTTTTTATCAAACGTCCAATTTTTGCAAAAGTAATTGCTATTTTCATTATTTTGATTGGTTTAATTGCTTTAAACATATTGCCAGTAGCTCAGTTTCCAGAGATTTCACCTCCTTCCATTTCAGTTAAAGCCTCTTATACAGGGGGAAGTGCCAAAAGTGTAGAAAGTTTTGTTACTTCTCCTTTGGAGCAACAACTCAATGGTTTAGAAGGTTTGATTTATATGGATTCAATCTCTTCTTCTGATGGAAGTTCCAATATTAATTTATATTTTGAATCCGGTTATGACTTAAATACAGCAGCCATTGATGTTCAAAACAGAGTAGCTTTAGCCCTTCCCTCTTTGCCTGAAAGTGTCAAACAACAAGGGGTAATTACCAAAAAAAAATCAACCTCAATGTTACAAATTTTAACCCTATCCTCTTCGAATGAGGATCATGATGCTTTATTTTTATCCAATTTTGCAAGCCTTAATATCATTGAAGAACTCAAAAGAATCAAAGGAGTAGGAGATGTGCAAAACTTAGGAGAGAAAAAATATTCTATGAGAATTTGGATTAATCCCAATATTTTGTCCAACTTAAAACTTAGCGTAAATGATGTAAGTGCTGCTATTAAAGCTCAAAATTTGCAAGCAGCTTTAGGAAGTATTGGAGCCAGTCCCAATGATTCTAATGCCAAGTTTCAATATTCTCTTGTTTCTAAGAGCAAACTAAACACCGTTGAAGAATTTGAAAACATAATTGTAAAACAAAATGAAGATGGCTCTCAAATAAAACTTAAAGATATTGCAAACATTGAATTAGGAGCTGAAACCTACTCATGGGATGCAAGATTAAACAATAAAGATGCAGCCATGCTTGGTATTTATCAATTGCCTGGCTCAAATGCCTTGGAACTTGCAAAAAATATTCAAGAGGTTTTAAAAAAAGTTGAAAAAACCTTTCCTCCTGGTCTTAAAATAAAAGCCACTTATGATACAACTAAGTTTGTTGAAGCATCTATTAAAGAAGTGGTTATTACTTTATTTCAAGCCTTGGTTTTAGTTTTATTAGTTGTATACTTCTTTTTACAATCGTTTAGAACCACTATTATTCCAGCCATTGCCATTCCAGTTTCTTTAGTAGGAACATTTGCTCTTCTTTTGGCTATGAATTTTTCAATCAATACACTCACTCTTTTTGGTTTAATTCTAGCAATTGGAATTGTAGTAGATGATGCAATTATTGTGGTTGAAAATGTTGAAGCAAACTTAGAAAAAAATCCTGATATTTCTTTAAAAGAAGCCACAACAAAAGCAATGAAAGAAGTATTTGCACCTATTATATCTACAACGCTTGTTTTATTAGCTGTTTTTATTCCTGTCACTTTTATTCCAGGAATCTCAGGAACGCTGTATCAACAATTTGCAACCACTATCGCTTTTGCAGTAATTATCTCATCATTGAATGCTTTGACCTTATCGCCTGCTTTATGTGCGACTGTCCTCAAAAGGAAAAGAGAAGATCAAGAAAAAAATGCTGTTTTTAAAGCTTTTGATAAAGCACTTGAAGCACTAAAAGTACGTTATGAAAAAATCTTAAGAAAATTAATTCAACACTGGATTAGCATTGCAGTTATTTATGTTTTATTATTAGGCGCAACTTTTATGGCTTTTAAAATTCTGCCTACTGGTTTTATTCCCAATGAAGATCAAGGTACATTATTGGCATCTATAAGTCTTGAAGCAGGAACAACACTAAAAACAACCAATGAAGTAACCAAAAAAGTAAGTGCTATTATACAAAATACAAAAGGCGTTTCTGATGTTCTAAGTATTCCAGGTTTTTCTGTTATTTCAGGCGCAATTGATTCATCTACGGCTACATTATTTATTGTTTTAGACGATTGGGAAAAAAGAAAAACCATTCAAACATCTATTAATGGTATTATTAGCTCTATCAATCAAGAAACGCAAAGTATTGACAATGCTAAGGTGAGAGTTTTTAATATGCCTTCTATCCCTGGTATTTCAGCAGTAGGAGGTTTTGAATTAAAACTTCAAAACATACAAAATATTCCTTTACTTGATTTTGAGAACCATGCAAAAGAATTTATACAGAAATTAAATCAAGAAAATACCATAATGATGGCCTATACCACATTTAATTCCAAATATCCACAACTTTTTATTGATGTAAACAGAGATAAAGTGGCTGCTTTAAATATTAAATTATCCGATGTATTTGCTGTATTACAGTCTTATTTAGGTTCTTTATATGTCAATGATTTTTCTAAATTTGGAAAATCTTATCGAGTTTTTATCCAAGCACAGCAAGAATACAGAGACAATAAAAATGATATTTCACGTTTTTTTGTTAAAAACAAAAATGGGGAACTAATACCCTTAAGTGCCATTTTAAGTATCAAAGAAATAGTAGGTGCAAACAGTATTACGCATTTTAACTCTTACCAAAGTATTTCGGTTAACGGTATACATAATATTAAAGAAGGTTTTAGTTCCTCTGATGCTCTAAGAAGTATAGAAAACATTGCTAAAAGCCTTCCTTCAAGTATGTCTTATTCTTTTTCAGGCTTAAGTTTACAAGAAAAAGAAGCAGGAAATGCGGCAATGTATATTTTTGCTTTATCTATTTTTATCGTATTTTTATTTTTAGCAGCACAATATGAATCATGGTTGATGCCCTTAATGATAATGTTACCTATTCCTATTGTAATGTTAGGCGCGTTAGGTGCAAATATGATGGCAGGTCTTTTAAACAATACCTATACACAAATTGGACTGGTCCTTCTAATAGCCATGTCCTGCAAAAACTCTATTCTAATTGTAGAGTTTGCAAAAGAGTTAAGAGATCAAGGAGAGAGTATTGTAGATGCAGCTATAAAAGCTTCTATTTTACGTATGAGAGCTATTTTAATGACTATTTTTTCTTTTCTTCTGGGTATTTTACCTCTTGTTTTTGCAAGCGGCGCAGGGGCAGCAGCTAGAGCCTCTTTAGGAACAGCTGTTTTTGGAGGAATGTTAGTATCAAGCATATTAACGTTTATTTTAAGTCCCGTATTATTTGTTGTTTTACAAAGATTAAGAGAAAAGAAAAAAATGAAAAAGGAAAAAAACAATGAAAGTATTTAG
- a CDS encoding TolC family protein translates to MKVFSFILLSSLSLQASTSLDLQALLELALKNNPSVQIQKYIKEEQYANITSTKAAYLPTLSANADLSSYDIKQASSAVKDKSVKTYSLIAKQLIYDFGKTSYSIKASKSNYNASKEKVLSIVSKVSFDVKKAYFSILKNYELIKVAQQSVDIDAQQLYRIQEYVNAGIKSKIDISNAKLSLSTSKLDLIKANFALKQAYNSLISLLGTKEKYLIKEEKRDIKDLSKKIAPPLQDLEYYLAQGLKNRYELKMYEYLIQGNKDALSSSNAEFFPKVNIQASYNNTLSHEQFLDKEQNIVGVYLSWDLFTGFSSKAKVLKNKSALNQNKEKRVQEELKIQENISAAYISLLENYESTKLSLESLALAKDNLYLSQERYKNGLNDIYELNTSKVQFTKALSSLVDIYYSYEISIANLEYASSILYNKGQK, encoded by the coding sequence ATGAAAGTATTTAGTTTTATTCTATTATCAAGTTTGAGTTTACAAGCAAGTACAAGCCTTGATTTGCAGGCTTTACTTGAACTGGCATTAAAAAACAATCCTTCTGTTCAAATACAAAAATATATTAAAGAAGAACAATACGCCAATATTACAAGTACAAAAGCTGCATATTTACCTACACTAAGTGCCAATGCAGATCTTAGTTCTTATGATATAAAACAAGCTTCATCTGCTGTCAAAGATAAGAGCGTAAAAACATACTCTCTTATAGCCAAACAACTTATTTATGATTTTGGAAAAACATCTTATAGTATAAAAGCAAGTAAAAGTAATTATAATGCGTCCAAAGAAAAAGTATTAAGCATTGTTTCTAAAGTTAGTTTTGATGTCAAAAAAGCGTACTTCAGTATTTTAAAGAATTATGAACTGATTAAAGTAGCGCAACAATCTGTTGACATAGATGCCCAACAATTGTATAGAATACAAGAGTATGTAAATGCAGGAATAAAAAGTAAAATTGATATTTCAAATGCTAAACTTTCTTTATCCACATCAAAACTGGACTTAATAAAAGCAAACTTTGCATTAAAACAAGCCTACAATAGTTTGATTTCTCTCTTAGGTACAAAAGAAAAATATCTTATAAAAGAAGAAAAACGCGATATTAAAGACTTAAGTAAAAAGATTGCCCCTCCTTTACAAGACCTAGAATATTATTTGGCTCAAGGCTTAAAAAACAGATATGAACTTAAAATGTATGAATACTTAATTCAAGGAAATAAAGATGCCTTAAGCAGTAGCAATGCAGAGTTTTTTCCAAAAGTAAATATACAAGCATCTTATAATAATACCCTCTCCCACGAACAATTTTTAGACAAAGAACAAAATATTGTAGGAGTTTACCTTTCATGGGATCTTTTCACAGGTTTTTCTTCTAAAGCCAAAGTACTTAAAAATAAAAGTGCACTCAATCAAAATAAAGAAAAAAGAGTACAAGAAGAATTGAAAATACAAGAAAATATAAGTGCAGCGTATATTTCATTATTGGAAAACTATGAGAGTACAAAACTTTCTTTAGAAAGCCTTGCTTTAGCAAAAGATAATCTGTATTTATCCCAAGAAAGATATAAAAATGGTTTAAATGATATTTATGAGTTAAACACCTCTAAAGTCCAGTTTACAAAAGCACTAAGCTCTTTGGTTGATATTTATTATTCCTATGAAATTTCAATTGCAAATTTAGAGTATGCTAGTTCTATTCTCTATAATAAAGGTCAAAAATGA
- a CDS encoding phospholipase A, with translation MKKIYSLLFLSSLLFANNDVLREAQELEKQGKYKEANILYKKLLQKDSITNKQVQFFNENIDKSEDEETNQSIEQVITSSFDIYPYKDNYFLPFSYDLKNKKDRENMEAKFQISFKKPISYNFFSLNETINLAYTQTSFWQIYKESAPFRETNYKPELYILFPYKNLDHTSLKAYKLSLMHESNGREGEQSRSWNKIYAEAYFQVGDMFIKPQVWYRIPDSKDDNPDLYKYYGYGEMNFSYVYRHNILKLKLRNNFKLNKENKGLIQIDYSFAFRKNAFAYVQLSSGYGESLIDYDKEINRISVGISLSR, from the coding sequence ATGAAAAAAATATACTCCCTTCTCTTTCTTTCGTCTTTGCTTTTTGCCAATAATGATGTTTTAAGAGAAGCACAAGAACTGGAAAAACAAGGAAAATATAAAGAAGCAAATATTTTATACAAAAAGCTACTTCAAAAAGACAGCATAACCAATAAACAAGTACAATTTTTTAATGAAAACATAGACAAAAGTGAAGATGAAGAAACAAATCAAAGTATTGAACAAGTGATTACTTCTTCTTTTGATATTTATCCCTATAAAGACAATTATTTCCTGCCTTTTTCTTACGACTTAAAAAACAAGAAAGACAGAGAAAATATGGAGGCAAAATTTCAAATATCATTCAAAAAACCGATTTCATATAATTTTTTCTCTCTTAATGAAACCATTAATTTAGCTTATACTCAAACCTCATTTTGGCAGATATACAAAGAATCTGCCCCTTTTAGGGAAACAAACTACAAACCAGAACTTTATATTTTGTTTCCCTATAAAAACCTTGATCATACCTCTTTAAAAGCGTATAAACTTTCTTTAATGCATGAATCCAATGGAAGAGAAGGGGAACAATCTCGGTCATGGAATAAAATATATGCAGAAGCTTATTTTCAAGTAGGAGATATGTTTATTAAACCGCAAGTTTGGTATAGAATTCCAGATTCTAAAGATGATAACCCTGATTTATATAAGTATTATGGTTATGGAGAAATGAATTTCTCTTATGTGTATCGACACAATATTCTAAAATTAAAACTAAGAAACAATTTTAAATTAAATAAAGAAAACAAAGGACTAATACAAATAGATTATTCTTTTGCTTTTAGAAAAAATGCTTTTGCTTATGTTCAACTGTCTTCTGGTTATGGGGAAAGTTTAATTGATTATGACAAAGAAATTAATAGAATCTCTGTTGGTATCTCTTTATCACGCTAG
- a CDS encoding GntR family transcriptional regulator, translating to MQYIHDEVYLTHLQASKLSKTKNLQKQIYKLLLDLITKGILQSMVILSDKKISLTLNVSKSPVREALKRLEQDELIRIMPQSKTYVLPINIKKVRSSYLIREALELMLIREAIKHVTQDDILILESLLQKQQVAINKDDIQNFYLYDVAFHFHLAKTAKLLDAWTILEKINLHIDRVRCQKNVTSSLNVQSIKDHADILEAIKNRNQEEAKNLMSLHLTRVIALIDKELDKE from the coding sequence GTGCAGTATATACATGACGAGGTTTATTTAACTCACTTACAAGCGTCAAAACTAAGTAAAACTAAAAATTTACAAAAACAGATATATAAACTCTTATTGGATTTAATTACAAAGGGTATTTTGCAATCCATGGTAATATTATCTGATAAAAAAATTTCACTTACTTTGAATGTAAGTAAAAGTCCTGTACGTGAAGCTCTTAAACGCTTAGAACAAGATGAACTTATTCGTATTATGCCTCAAAGTAAAACCTATGTTTTACCTATTAATATAAAAAAAGTAAGAAGTTCTTATCTTATAAGAGAAGCTTTAGAGTTAATGCTTATTAGAGAAGCAATTAAACACGTAACACAAGACGATATCCTAATCTTAGAGTCTTTGCTTCAAAAACAACAAGTGGCAATTAATAAGGATGATATACAAAATTTTTATCTATACGATGTGGCTTTTCATTTCCATCTTGCAAAAACAGCAAAATTATTAGATGCTTGGACTATTTTGGAAAAAATAAATTTGCATATTGATAGAGTACGATGTCAAAAAAATGTTACTTCAAGTTTAAATGTACAGTCTATAAAAGATCATGCAGATATCTTAGAAGCCATTAAAAATAGAAATCAAGAAGAAGCAAAAAACTTAATGTCTTTGCATCTTACACGTGTTATTGCTTTAATAGATAAAGAACTAGATAAAGAATAA
- a CDS encoding YeiH family putative sulfate export transporter, giving the protein MEKSGILKKQVLPKIFYGIILVASFAIVSTVLSKIPYIQSLGLSPLIIGIILGIVYGNTLGVYLPQKYSIGIIFSTKKLLKIAIVFYGFRITYQSIFELGLSGFVAGVLIVTMTFTLGYFIGVKLLKLDAHTTILIAAGSSICGAAAVLATESVLKSEAYKTAIAVSSVVVFGSTLMFLYPFLYKIGFISLDESEIGIYIGATLHEVANVVAAGNAISQDVSNDAVIVKMIRVMMLAPFLIILALFLKNKTSSVTNKTPLFIPWFALCFILVAGFNSLDLLPSTFVYAINEVDTFVLTMSMCALGMETSFSKFKNVGLKPFYLSSILFLWLIFGGYYITKFSISIY; this is encoded by the coding sequence ATGGAAAAAAGTGGAATCTTAAAAAAACAGGTTCTTCCCAAAATATTTTATGGAATAATCTTGGTGGCTTCTTTTGCTATTGTTTCTACTGTACTTTCAAAAATTCCTTATATTCAAAGTCTTGGGCTTAGTCCTCTTATTATTGGAATAATACTAGGAATTGTATATGGAAATACCCTTGGAGTATATTTACCTCAAAAATATTCCATAGGAATAATTTTTTCAACAAAAAAACTTTTAAAAATTGCTATTGTATTTTATGGATTTAGAATCACTTATCAAAGTATTTTTGAATTGGGATTATCTGGTTTTGTAGCTGGTGTTTTAATTGTAACAATGACATTTACTCTTGGTTATTTTATAGGAGTGAAACTTTTGAAATTAGATGCACATACTACTATCCTAATAGCAGCAGGAAGCTCTATTTGTGGAGCCGCAGCTGTATTAGCTACAGAATCTGTTTTAAAAAGTGAAGCGTATAAAACAGCAATTGCCGTATCTTCAGTTGTTGTTTTTGGAAGTACTTTAATGTTTTTATACCCCTTTTTATATAAAATAGGATTTATTTCTTTGGATGAAAGTGAGATAGGTATTTATATTGGCGCTACTTTACATGAAGTAGCAAATGTAGTGGCTGCAGGAAATGCAATAAGCCAAGATGTTTCAAACGATGCTGTTATTGTTAAAATGATTCGTGTAATGATGCTTGCGCCTTTTTTAATAATTTTAGCTTTGTTTTTAAAAAATAAAACAAGTAGCGTTACAAATAAAACACCTCTTTTTATTCCTTGGTTTGCCCTTTGTTTTATTTTAGTAGCAGGTTTTAATTCTTTAGATTTATTACCTTCTACTTTTGTATACGCCATTAATGAAGTAGATACTTTTGTTTTAACAATGAGTATGTGCGCACTGGGGATGGAAACAAGTTTTTCTAAATTTAAAAATGTAGGGCTTAAACCTTTTTATCTATCTAGTATTTTATTTCTTTGGCTTATTTTTGGAGGCTATTATATTACAAAGTTTTCTATTAGTATTTACTAG
- a CDS encoding LysR family transcriptional regulator: MTLKELELFYLLCENTHVSGLSRKLGMSQSAISLAIKSLEKKLEEPLFDRLGKKLVLNERGRIFKEKTHQHFLSLKDAQKNFKEVKISGILNIAASKTIGNFILPQIVFDYLSMHQNISIQKQITNSTRIIQMVKEGKLDLGFIEIISKEEDIIKEVLGQDDLIVVSCDESLPNELYLDQLLNKKWILREKGSGTRDVFLKEIDEISDSLDIFMEYSDFEEIKMLLVNNKEIITCISKVAVQKELKTKHLKEIKLKNISIKRNFYCIYHKQKYKSKLFNSFKLFVKKRFKQL, translated from the coding sequence ATGACCTTAAAAGAACTGGAATTATTCTACCTATTATGTGAAAACACTCATGTATCTGGACTTTCAAGAAAATTAGGAATGAGTCAATCTGCTATTTCTTTAGCAATAAAATCTTTAGAGAAAAAACTAGAGGAACCTTTATTTGATAGATTAGGGAAAAAACTCGTATTAAATGAGAGAGGAAGAATCTTTAAAGAGAAAACACATCAACATTTTCTGTCTTTAAAAGATGCCCAAAAGAACTTTAAAGAAGTCAAAATTTCAGGAATACTTAATATTGCTGCTAGTAAAACCATAGGAAATTTCATTCTTCCACAAATTGTATTTGATTATCTTTCTATGCATCAAAATATTTCTATTCAAAAACAAATTACAAACTCTACTCGTATTATTCAGATGGTAAAAGAGGGAAAACTCGACCTTGGGTTTATTGAAATAATATCCAAGGAGGAAGATATTATAAAAGAAGTATTGGGACAAGATGATTTAATTGTAGTATCTTGTGATGAATCCCTGCCCAATGAATTATATTTGGATCAACTATTAAACAAAAAATGGATTTTAAGAGAAAAAGGTTCAGGAACAAGAGATGTTTTTTTAAAAGAAATTGATGAAATAAGTGATTCTCTTGATATTTTCATGGAATATTCTGATTTTGAAGAGATTAAAATGTTATTGGTAAATAACAAAGAAATCATTACTTGTATTTCAAAAGTAGCCGTTCAAAAAGAATTAAAAACAAAACATTTAAAAGAAATAAAATTAAAAAACATTAGCATTAAAAGAAATTTTTATTGCATTTATCACAAACAAAAATACAAAAGTAAACTGTTTAACTCTTTTAAACTCTTTGTCAAAAAACGATTTAAACAGCTTTAA
- a CDS encoding NUDIX hydrolase: MKNQIKNFKKQDLKNTNYVKPVQLTYTLNGIDKIWEAVESFSSVSVLLYHEEKNAFLLVKQFRAPVYLNDKSKEFTYELCAGLVDKDKALNVIAKEEIDEECGYDVPLEKIEKISSFFTNVGISGGLQTLFYAKINNAMKIHEGGGINDEQIESFYLPIAEYEEFMYDESKAKTPGLMFSFLWFLQKKQKSL, from the coding sequence ATGAAAAATCAAATTAAAAACTTTAAAAAACAAGATCTTAAAAATACAAATTATGTAAAACCCGTACAACTGACTTATACCTTAAATGGAATCGATAAAATATGGGAAGCCGTAGAGAGTTTTTCTTCTGTTTCTGTGCTTTTATATCATGAAGAAAAAAATGCATTTTTACTCGTAAAACAGTTTAGAGCACCTGTTTATTTAAATGATAAAAGCAAAGAATTTACCTATGAATTATGTGCAGGACTAGTAGATAAAGACAAGGCTTTAAATGTAATTGCAAAAGAAGAAATAGATGAAGAATGTGGTTACGATGTTCCTTTAGAAAAAATAGAAAAAATATCTTCTTTTTTTACAAACGTTGGAATAAGTGGAGGCCTTCAAACACTGTTTTATGCAAAAATCAATAATGCTATGAAAATACACGAAGGGGGCGGTATTAATGATGAACAAATTGAATCGTTTTATTTACCCATTGCTGAGTATGAAGAATTTATGTATGATGAGAGTAAAGCTAAAACCCCTGGTTTGATGTTTTCTTTTTTATGGTTTCTTCAAAAAAAACAAAAGAGTCTCTAA
- a CDS encoding TVP38/TMEM64 family protein → MKTRLFFVAVFILFVFAIKYFELDSFFSFENLKNQKDSLSAFVQNNYLLSVLLFISLYISAVAFLLPIATLLTLSGGFLFGSVYGLLFVNIGATLGAIAAFSFARYILGAKLQKKYEVALKTFNKELETNKYQYLFSLRFLPIFPFFLVNFLCGITKLDLKSFVITTSLGIIPGSFVYTYAGSQLSSINALSDIFTQNILFAFLLLGLLSLLPIFIKKIKAMLK, encoded by the coding sequence ATGAAAACTAGATTATTTTTTGTAGCAGTATTTATACTTTTTGTTTTTGCAATTAAATATTTTGAGCTGGACAGTTTTTTTTCTTTTGAAAATCTTAAAAATCAAAAAGATTCTTTATCTGCTTTTGTACAAAACAATTATCTCTTAAGTGTTTTATTGTTTATTTCTTTATATATTTCTGCAGTAGCTTTTTTATTACCTATTGCTACACTCTTAACCTTAAGTGGAGGCTTTTTATTTGGAAGTGTATATGGATTATTGTTTGTAAATATAGGAGCTACTCTTGGAGCTATAGCAGCTTTTAGTTTTGCACGTTATATTTTAGGGGCAAAACTACAAAAGAAGTATGAAGTAGCTTTAAAAACCTTTAATAAAGAACTTGAAACAAATAAGTACCAGTATTTGTTTTCTTTGCGTTTTTTGCCTATTTTCCCTTTCTTTTTAGTAAACTTTTTATGTGGTATTACCAAACTTGATCTTAAATCTTTTGTTATTACTACGTCTTTAGGAATAATTCCTGGTTCATTTGTTTATACTTATGCAGGAAGTCAATTATCAAGTATTAATGCCCTAAGCGATATTTTCACTCAAAATATATTGTTTGCTTTTTTACTTTTGGGCTTATTATCTTTATTGCCTATATTTATTAAAAAAATAAAAGCAATGCTAAAATAA
- a CDS encoding NAD(P)/FAD-dependent oxidoreductase — MEKFDVIIIGGGPAGLVSSKLLKAFGKKVAIVEEALLGGDCTHSGCIPSKALLKCANVAYETKHISKYGLASNDVKIDTKNVLAHVRSIVAEIYSHETPEIFEKEGISIIQGRAHFISENEIKVNDKIYCANKYIIATGSSAIIPTIKGIKTVPYLTNANMFLQEKIPESLIIVGTGAIGIEMASAFNRLGSKISLFSRSSGILKTYDEELSGILLKELIKEGISFFSNSKLLEVQKTSNGISLDYERKEKCGNIQAQKILFAIGRKANSNINLEKAKVTCNENGIIVNEYLQSANKNIYAIGDVSSAYKYTHIAEQEAIKAASNIVLPIKQKISYEHIGSCIYAQPELAHIGLNKKEIENKYKKNEYSIYSFEYKNSDRGYTDVNKVGMIKVSVLNNGKILAASILGSRAGELIHQLQIAKTFDISFDKLSKMIYLYPTYADIIKQPAKKFYINKLLNNKALLLLKKILSVFKSKNNEN, encoded by the coding sequence ATGGAAAAATTTGACGTAATTATTATTGGAGGAGGTCCTGCTGGTCTTGTTTCTTCTAAATTGTTAAAAGCTTTTGGAAAAAAAGTTGCTATTGTAGAAGAAGCTTTATTAGGAGGGGATTGTACACACAGTGGATGTATTCCTTCAAAAGCTTTATTAAAATGTGCCAATGTTGCTTATGAAACAAAACATATTTCAAAATATGGCCTTGCTTCAAATGACGTAAAAATAGATACAAAAAATGTACTAGCTCATGTACGTTCAATCGTAGCAGAAATTTATTCTCATGAAACACCTGAAATTTTTGAGAAAGAAGGTATTTCTATTATACAAGGAAGAGCCCATTTCATTAGTGAGAATGAAATTAAGGTCAATGATAAAATCTATTGCGCAAACAAATACATTATTGCAACAGGTTCAAGTGCTATTATTCCTACAATAAAAGGAATAAAAACTGTTCCTTATTTAACTAATGCAAATATGTTTTTACAAGAAAAGATTCCAGAATCTTTGATTATTGTAGGAACTGGTGCTATTGGTATTGAAATGGCCAGTGCTTTTAATCGTTTGGGATCAAAGATAAGTTTATTTTCTAGGTCAAGTGGAATACTAAAAACGTATGATGAAGAACTAAGTGGTATTTTACTTAAAGAGCTTATAAAAGAAGGTATTTCTTTTTTTTCAAATAGCAAATTATTAGAAGTTCAAAAAACATCAAATGGTATTTCTTTAGATTATGAAAGAAAAGAAAAATGTGGAAATATCCAAGCCCAAAAAATTCTTTTTGCAATAGGAAGAAAAGCCAATAGCAATATTAATTTAGAAAAAGCAAAAGTGACATGCAATGAAAATGGAATAATAGTAAATGAATATTTACAAAGTGCGAATAAGAATATTTATGCCATTGGAGATGTGAGTTCTGCTTATAAATATACGCATATAGCAGAACAAGAAGCAATTAAAGCAGCCTCAAATATTGTTTTACCTATTAAACAAAAAATATCATATGAACATATTGGTTCTTGTATTTATGCCCAACCAGAACTTGCACATATTGGATTAAATAAAAAAGAAATAGAAAATAAATATAAAAAGAATGAATACAGCATTTATAGTTTTGAATATAAAAACTCTGATAGGGGATATACGGATGTAAACAAAGTGGGTATGATAAAAGTATCTGTTTTAAACAATGGCAAAATTCTTGCTGCTAGTATTTTAGGCTCGCGAGCAGGGGAGTTAATACATCAATTACAAATAGCAAAAACATTTGATATTTCTTTTGATAAATTATCCAAAATGATATACTTATATCCTACGTATGCAGATATTATAAAACAACCAGCAAAAAAGTTTTATATCAACAAACTCTTAAACAACAAAGCTTTATTATTGTTAAAAAAGATTTTAAGTGTATTTAAAAGTAAAAACAATGAAAACTAG